Proteins encoded in a region of the Methanophagales archaeon genome:
- a CDS encoding glycosyltransferase, which translates to MNEKISIIIPVKNGEEEIEQCLEAVFNQTRKTFDVIVVDGHSTN; encoded by the coding sequence ATGAATGAAAAAATATCAATCATCATTCCTGTAAAAAACGGGGAAGAAGAGATCGAGCAATGCCTTGAGGCTGTGTTTAATCAAACAAGGAAAACGTTTGATGTAATTGTGGTTGATGGGCATTCTACTAATTGA